The window CAACGTCTCCATCTCCCGGGGCGAACTCAACACCGCCGACGAACTGTTCTTCACCGGCTCCGCGGCCGAGGTCACGCCCATCCGTCAGGTGGACAACGTCACCATCGGCGAGGGCACGCGCGGCCCCGTCACCGAGGAACTCCAGACCGCGTTCTTCGACCTCGTCGAGCGCCGCACCGACGACCACGACGAGTGGTTCACCTACGTCTAATCGACTAAGTCCTTGACGTCTTTCTTCTCGTGCGCTTCGCCGAACCCAGCGGAGAGCACGCGCGTCAGGGCGTCCTCGGTGGACTCGTCGAGGTCCTCGATGTCCTCGGGTTTCGCTTCGACGACGAACCCGGTGGTGATGTTGGGGCTGGTGGGGATGAAGACGATTTCGCGGCCGTCGTCGGTCGTTTTCCCGGTCTTGAACGCGGTCATGCGGAGGCCGTTCCACGTCTCGACTTTCACGGGCTTCTGGAACTCGCCCGTGCCGCCCGAGAGCACGGTCTCGACGCCCATCTTGGAGGCGTTGTAGACGACGCGCAGGCCCGGAAGACGGTTGATTGCGTCGTCGATGTAGCCCTCGGCGACGCTCCCGACCGCGGTCCGCATCAGGTAGCCGACGGCGAACACGAGGCCGACGAACACGACGACGGCGAGCGCGACCCGGAGCGCCGGCGGTTCGATAGCGCCGAGCAGGCCGAAGTTCGCTATCTGTGAATAAACCCAGTACACCACGAACAGCGTCAGGAGGAGGGGGACCAGTACGATGAGGCCGCTCGCGGCGTCCCGTTTCCACGTTGCCATCGCGAAAGAGTCTCTCGTGCTGGACTATCAGCCTTCTCCTACCGTCCGAGAACGGCGCGCAGTGCGAACAGGAGGTTCTCCTTGCGCTCCATCGCGCGCCGGTAGAAGTAGGAGAACCACTTCCCCCCGTAGGGGA is drawn from Salarchaeum sp. JOR-1 and contains these coding sequences:
- a CDS encoding DUF502 domain-containing protein, with the protein product MATWKRDAASGLIVLVPLLLTLFVVYWVYSQIANFGLLGAIEPPALRVALAVVVFVGLVFAVGYLMRTAVGSVAEGYIDDAINRLPGLRVVYNASKMGVETVLSGGTGEFQKPVKVETWNGLRMTAFKTGKTTDDGREIVFIPTSPNITTGFVVEAKPEDIEDLDESTEDALTRVLSAGFGEAHEKKDVKDLVD